A region of Salvia splendens isolate huo1 chromosome 17, SspV2, whole genome shotgun sequence DNA encodes the following proteins:
- the LOC121775481 gene encoding subtilisin-like protease SBT2.4 — MVNTKLVPILILFAVCIVSSIAEDRDIYLVLLEGEPVAFHQNTHHKQAKKPRLNSKASKAHAKFLVESHDQFLQSKLEAGSYSKLYSYKHIVNGFALHTTPSQAEKFKGAHGVRLVEKDKGAKLMTTYTPDFLGLETVWSQQGGERNAGDGIVIGFVDSGINPIHPSFAYDPLNPWSSNGTRFSGSCEGGPLFPMSSCNGKIVSARFYASGARAAATLNPAVDLMSPYDAVGHGSHVASTAAGNHGVPVVVDGFFYGRASGMAPRARIATYKAIYPTVGTLADVLAAIDQAVLDGVDVLSLSIGPDGPPDDRVTFLGAFDIFMLSARKAGVFVAQAVGNQGPAPYSVVSYSPWSFGVAASNTDRSYPGTLILGNGQKISGIGLSGASFGYGLLQYRLVLAKDAVRANGAFPMTPQYTEECQYPEALDPIVVLGSVVICTFSSGFYNGTSNLTAVIATARSLGFMGFVLVANPSYGDFIAEPIPFSVPGIMIPKASEAQIVSQYYEQQTTRDGQGKAIRYNGRASISEGRNASYTERAPVVSRFSSRGPDYTDQKRSPADVLKPDILAPGHQIWAAWSPMSIMNPILSGDNFALISGTSMATPHIAGIAALIKQNHPSWTPSMIASAMSTTATKHDNRGDPIMAEGFAANTVYPAAPFGFGSGLVDPARALDPGLVFAAGYEDYLTFLCSLPNADPEKVRIATGGTCPGSSSNPSDLNQPSLTITALSGARVTRRVVKNVASKPETYVCAVVPPKGVTVSVDPPWFSIAPEATQVLEIRLAVTQALDDFTFGEIVMTGSLNHIVRMPLSILPVSV, encoded by the exons TAAAGCATCGAAGGCTCATGCAAAATTCTTGGTAGAGTCCCACGACCAATTCCTGCAGAGCAAACTGGAAGCAGGAAGCTACAGCAAGCTCTACAGCTACAAACACATCGTCAACGGCTTCGCCCTCCACACGACTCCTTCGCAAGCCGAGAAGTTCAAAGGCGCCCATGGAGTGAGGCTGGTGGAGAAGGACAAGGGAGCCAAGCTCATGACAACCTACACCCCAGATTTTCTAGGGTTAGAAACGGTTTGGAGCCAGCAAGGAGGAGAGAGAAACGCAGGAGATGGGATTGTGATAGGGTTTGTAGACTCAGGCATAAACCCTATCCACCCTAGCTTTGCCTATGACCCATTGAATCCATGGAGCAGCAATGGCACTAGGTTTTCTGGATCGTGTGAGGGAGGGCCTCTGTTTCCGATGAGTTCTTGCAATGGGAAGATCGTTTCTGCGAGGTTTTACGCGTCGGGGGCTCGGGCTGCTGCCACGCTGAATCCCGCCGTTGATCTTATGTCGCCTTATGATGCGGTTGGCCATGGCAG TCATGTGGCTTCGACTGCTGCGGGGAATCATGGAGTTCCGGTGGTGGTGGATGGATTCTTCTACGGTCGGGCTTCAGGAATGGCGCCGCGTGCCAG GATAGCCACGTATAAGGCCATTTATCCTACAGTGGGAACATTAGCAGATGTACTTGCTGCTATTGATCAG GCAGTGTTGGATGGAGTAGATGTCCTATCACTCTCAATCGGACCCGACGGGCCACCAGACGACAGAGTTACGTTCCTAGGCGCATTCGACATATTCATGCTATCAGCACGTAAGGCCGGGGTTTTTGTGGCTCAGGCTGTCGGCAACCAAGGCCCTGCTCCTTACTCCGTCGTCTCCTACAGCCCTTGGTCCTTTGGCGTGGCCGCCTCCAACACAGACAGAAGTTACCCCGGCACTCTCATCCTCGGAAACGGTCAAAAAATCAGTGGCATCGGATTGTCAG GTGCTAGCTTTGGATATGGATTGCTTCAATATAGGCTGGTGCTGGCCAAAGATGCGGTCAGGGCTAACGGCGCATTTCCTATGACTCCACAGTATACGGAAGAGTGTCAATACCCGGAGGCATTGGATCCTATTGTGGTCTTAGGGAGTGTGGTTATCTGCACATTTTCATCTGGTTTCTACAACGGAACGTCTAACCTCACGGCCGTTATAGCGACTGCAAGGTCTCTCGGGTTCATGGGATTCGTGCTGGTTGCCAACCCGAGCTATGGTGACTTCATAGCAGAGCCTATCCCTTTCTCTGTTCCTGGGATCATGATCCCTAAAGCTAGTGAGGCACAG ATCGTATCTCAATATTACGAACAACAAACGACCAGAGATGGACAAGGGAAGGCAATAAGATACAATGGCAGGGCAAGTATAAGTGAGGGTAGAAATGCTTCTTACACAGAGAGAGCGCCCGTTGTAAGCCGTTTCTCTTCCAGGGGACCTGATTACACTGACCAGAAAAGGAGTCCGGCTGATGTGCTTAAGCCCGATATTTTAGCCCCGGGCCACCAAATTTGGGCTGCCTGGAGCCCCATGAGTATTATGAACCCCATCCTATCTG GTGACAATTTCGCGCTGATATCTGGAACGAGCATGGCGACTCCACACATAGCAGGCATAGCAGCACTCATCAAGCAAAACCACCCTTCGTGGACTCCATCGATGATCGCCTCAGCCATGTCCACCACGGCCACCAAGCATGACAACCGCGGTGATCCCATAATGGCAGAAGGCTTTGCTGCCAACACGGTGTACCCTGCTGCACCGTTTGGGTTTGGGTCCGGCCTCGTTGATCCTGCTCGCGCCCTAGACCCTGGACTTGTGTTTGCTGCCG GATATGAAGACTACCTCACTTTTCTGTGCTCTCTTCCGAATGCTGATCCGGAGAAAGTCAGAATTGCGACTGGAGGGACGTGTCCCGGCTCTTCCAGCAACCCGTCCGACCTGAACCAGCCTTCGTTGACTATAACCGCGCTTTCTGGGGCACGAGTAACACGCAGGGTAGTGAAGAATGTGGCGAGCAAGCCAGAAACGTACGTGTGCGCAGTGGTGCCACCGAAGGGAGTGACAGTGAGTGTGGATCCACCGTGGTTCAGCATAGCTCCTGAGGCAACACAAGTGTTGGAAATCAGACTTGCGGTGACGCAGGCTCTCGATGATTTCACCTTTGGCGAAATTGTTATGACGGGGAGCCTGAATCATATTGTACGGATGCCATTGTCGATCTTGCCCGTTTCGGTCTAA
- the LOC121775415 gene encoding calcium permeable stress-gated cation channel 1-like has translation MATFGDIGVAAAFNIISSLIFLIAFAFLRLQPFNDRVYFPKWYLKGLRSSPSHSGSFVNKFVNLDWRSYIRFLNWIPDALKMPEPELIDHAGLDSAVYLRIYLLGLKIFVPMTLLAWAIIVPVNWTNKTLAQLSKGEAGLTYSSIDKLSISNVPFGSPRFWTHVVMVYVFTFWTCYALMKEYEKIAVMRLHFLASEKRRPDQFTVLVRNVPPDPDESVTECVEHFFLVNHPNYYLTHQVVINANKLAQLVEEKKKKQNWLDYYQLKYSRNRGKRPMTKTGFLGLCGDKVDGINYQTAEIERLTKEIAEERKRVKTDPKCIMPAAFVSFKTRWGAAVCAQTQQSRNPTVWLTEWAAEPRDVFWANLAIPYVSITIRKLIAAVAFFFLTFFFMIPVSAVQSLANIESIEKQLPFLTSVVEQPFIKAFIQGVLPGLALKIFLIVLPTILMMMAKFEGFLSISALERRAAFRYYLFNFVNVFLVSIIAGSALSQLDTFLKQSPKQIPETIGVAIPMKATFFITYVMVDGWAGIAGEILRLKPLIFFHLKNFFLVKTEKDRVEAMDPGSIGFNTGEPQIQLYFLLGLVYAVVTPVFLPFILVFFALAYVVFRHQIINVYNQEYESAAAFWPDVHARIIYALIFSQIMLMGLMGTKGIYEAPPVLIVLPVLTICFHLYCKGRYQPAFVRYPLQEAMMKDTLERTREPNLNLKGYLQQAYVHPIFKNEEDDEDEGFNMKLDDSATVPTKRLQSRKTTPIPSKFSGGSSPALPEHDHEGSLS, from the exons ATGGCGACATTTGGAGATATAGGGGTTGCAGCAGCATTTAACATTATCAGTTCCTTGATATTTCTGATAGCATTTGCCTTCCTAAGGCTTCAGCCATTTAACGATAGAGTGTATTTTCCGAAATGGTACCTCAAGGGGTTGAGAAGCAGTCCCAGTCACTCGGGCTCATTTGTTAATAAATTTGTCAATTTAGACTGGAGATCATACATTAGATTTCTGAATTGGATACCAGATGCACTGAAGATGCCTGAGCCGGAGCTTATTGATCATGCAGGCCTGGATTCAGCTGTATATCTGCGGATATACTTGCTTGG ACTTAAGATCTTTGTTCCAATGACATTGCTTGCTTGGGCCATCATAGTGCCTGTCAACTGGACAAATAAAACCTTGGCACAATTATCTAAAGGAGAGGCTGGGCTAACATATAGTTCAATTGACAAGCTCTCTATTTCAAATGTTCCATTCGGATCACCCAG GTTTTGGACTCATGTAGTAATGGTTTATGTCTTTACTTTTTGGACGTGCTATGCGTTGATGAAGGAGTATGAAAAAATTGCTGTAATGCGCTTACACTTTCTTGCTTCAGAAAAGCGCCGTCCTGATCAATTCACG GTTCTTGTCAGAAATGTGCCTCCAGATCCCGATGAATCCGTGACTGAGTGTGTCGAGCACTTCTTTTTGGTCAATCATCCAAATTACTATCTAACTCATCAG GTTGTAATCAATGCCAATAAACTTGCACAACTGgttgaggagaagaagaaaaagcaAAACTGGCTTGATTATTACCAATTAAAATACTCAAGGAATCGAGGGAAAAGACCTATGACTAAG ACTGGTTTTCTTGGCCTTTGCGGAGATAAAGTGGATGGAATTAATTATCAGACAGCTGAAATAGAGAGACTCACCAAAGAA ATTGCTGAAGAGCGGAAAAGGGTAAAAACTGATCCGAAGTGTATCATGCCAGCAGCTTTTGTCTCATTCAAAACTAGGTGGGGGGCTGCTGTGTGCGCACAAACTCAGCAGTCAAGAAACCCAACTGTGTGGTTGACTGAGTGGGCTGCAGAACCACGTGATGTATTCTGGGCTAACCTTGCTATTCCTTATGTTTCAATAACTATTAGGAAGCTTATTGCTGCAGTTGCTTTCTTCTTCCTTACGTTCTTCTTCATGATCCCTGTTTCTGCTGTGCAATCTCTTGCAAATATTGAGAGTATTGAGAAGCAGTTACCTTTTCTCACGTCAGTTGTTGAACA GCCTTTCATTAAGGCTTTCATCCAAGGTGTTCTACCTGGGCTTGCTTTGAAGATTTTTCTAATAGTGCTACCGACAATATTGATGATGATGGCCAAATTCGAGGGTTTTCTATCAATATCAGCTCTGGAGAGGAGAGCTGCCTTCAGATATTACCTATTCAACTTTGTTAATGTTTTCCTTGTGAGCATAATAGCAGGGAGTGCACTTTCGCAACTTGATACTTTTCTTAAGCAGTCACCAAAACA AATCCCAGAAACAATTGGTGTTGCAATCCCTATGAAAGCAACTTTCTTTATTACTTATGTAATGGTTGATGGCTGGGCTGGTATTGCTGGGGAGATCTTAAGACTGAAACCACTTATATTCTTCCATTTGAAAAACTTCTTCCTAGTGAAGACTGAAAAGGACCGAGTGGAGGCGATGGATCCAGGAAGCATTGGTTTTAACACCGGTGAACCTCAAATACAATTATATTTCCTTCTAGGTCTTGTCTATGCTGTGGTGACTCCAGTTTTCCTTCCTTTTATACTGGTCTTCTTTGCTCTGGCATACGTGGTATTTCGCCACCAG ATCATAAATGTATACAACCAAGAATACGAAAGTGCTGCAGCATTCTGGCCAGACGTACATGCACGTATCATCTATGCTCTGATATTCTCACAGATAATGCTGATGGGATTAATGGGTACGAAAGGGATATATGAGGCCCCACCAGTCCTTATTGTGCTTCCGGTGTTGACAATCTGTTTTCATCTCTACTGCAAAGGCCGTTATCAACCAGCTTTCGTTCGATATCCTCTACAG GAAGCGATGATGAAAGACACACTCGAACGAACAAGGGAACCTAACCTGAACTTGAAAGGCTATCTCCAGCAGGCCTATGTCCACCCCATTTTCAAAAACGAAGAGgacgatgaagatgaaggcttCAACATGAAACTTGATGACAGTGCGACAGTGCCCACAAAAAGACTGCAGTCACGAAAAACTACACCAATTCCCAGCAAATTTAGCGGCGGATCCTCACCAGCGCTGCCTGAACACGATCACGAAGGCTCTTTGTCTTAA